A genome region from Maylandia zebra isolate NMK-2024a linkage group LG6, Mzebra_GT3a, whole genome shotgun sequence includes the following:
- the patl1 gene encoding protein PAT1 homolog 1 isoform X2, with protein MFRFQSLNEDCMLEEEDDGLIEDEDEIDQFNDDTFGAGAIDDDWQEEHKRLAELDERDELGAGLGFGGGGMGGDSDLSTSERPSSTRIPSSVVHPPPPSSLASLSFSSSSSRLPPSDVEDRVGEGDLAESLARLILDADPAIAGVGAAERPGLPPGSSGSGLSALRGLDQPRVLPQPSPILPPTQPHQHPQHQLPPGLPASGLPPSSMLSYQQQQHLLRRGTAPMGQMSSHSIWENSMGFGPVSVTPGLLTHMEDNPLMSIIKEVGHPKRAPQGRNDEDLSERAPPPRSSSPVIGSPPVRAVPIGTPPKQPMSHALNHQNSPLCRGPFPPRVGPVLSQIQRAQLLNSQVAGFPRGGPPPLLPGGGGFRPFFGGPPPPHGHRMGPPPPHGPPNHAPPLRHNTTHLHPQHRRMLTQRMQSRGGDRRPGMDRRSRDPYSNLMTQKEKEWVTKIQMMQLQSTDPYLDDYYYQNYYEKMEKRQEKEQDSSKKEHTTKLITPQVAKVEHTYRPVQFAGSLGKLTVSSVNNPRKMIDAVVTTRSDDEEKREKQVWNKRRQILYTVEKMYSLLLEVQDFEKCFVQAPEEDREALLEQHKSNTEQLCSSLREKEWDDRVSDEQCVMIMSVRKGKRLISRLLPFLPSMQAAAVVMAIARNLPALAKKDKQDQVLCWLVEPVSAVIQSLSSASLTDLLQELQGSEGQLATVLHNKFGVTLLYVILSEGERMQSSDPNCQLMDDNRWTELVFSVTRELLSVPSSSLSPPLFTPPNLLSLFSRYVDRQRLELLQDKLQISALSR; from the exons ATGTTTCGATTTCAG TCCCTGAATGAAGACTGTATgctggaggaggaagatgatggaTTGATAGAAGACGAAGATGAAATCGATCAATTCAACGATGACACTTTTGGAGCCGGGGCCATCG ATGACGACTGGCAGGAGGAACACAAGCGCCTCGCCGAGCTCGATGAACGGGACGAGTTAGGGGCGGGGCTGGGGTTCGGAGGAGGGGGGATGGGAGGGGACTCAGACTTGAGCACAAGCGAGCGCCCGTCCTCCACCCGAATCCCTTCTTCTGTAGTCCATCcccctccaccatcatccctcgCTTCCCTcagcttctcctcttcctcgtctAGACTGCCGCCATCAG ATGTGGAGGATCGAGTGGGGGAGGGGGATTTGGCCGAGTCTCTGGCCAGGCTGATCCTGGACGCTGACCCGGCCATCGCTGGAGTCGGGGCAGCTGAGAGACCCGGTCTGCCCCCCGGCTCCTCAGGATCCGGCCTCTCCGCCCTGCGGGGGCTGGACCAGCCCAGAGTCCTGCCGCAGCCCTCCCCCATCCTGCCTCCCACCCAGCCACACCAGCATCCCCAGCACCAGCTGCCTCCCGGGCTCCCTGCGTCAG GCCTTCCTCCCTCGTCCATGCTCAGCtaccaacagcagcagcacttgcTGCGCAGAGGCACCGCCCCCATGGGCCAG ATGAGCTCTCACAGTATTTGGGAGAACAGCATGGGCTTTGGCCCCGTGAGCGTCACCCCGGGATTGCTCACACACATGGAG GATAATCCACTCATGTCGATAATCAAAGAGGTGGGCCATCCTAAACGAGCTCCTCAGGGCAGGAACGATGAGGATCTGTCAGAGAGGGCTCCTCCTCCACGCTCTTCTTCCCCTGTGATTGGCTCCCCTCCGGTGAGGGCGGTGCCAATCGGGACTCCACCCAAACAGCCGATGAGCCACGCGCTGAATCACcag AACTCTCCTCTGTGCCGCGGCCCGTTCCCCCCCAGAGTCGGTCCTGTTCTGTCGCAGATTCAACGCGCCCAGCTGCTCAACTCTCag GTGGCAGGATTTCCCCGCGGCggtcctcctcctctgctgccAGGCGGGGGAGGTTTCAGGCCCTTCTTCGGAGGCCCTCCTCCTCCGCACGGTCACCGAATGGGCCCCCCACCACCTCACGGGCCCCCTAACCACGCGCCGCCGCTCCGGCACAACACCACTCACCTTCACCCACAGCACCGCCGCATGCTCACCCAGCGCATGCAGAGCCGAGGAGG GGACCGCAGGCCCGGGATGGACCGGCGcagcagagacccctacagcaACCTGATGACTCAGAAAGAGAAGGAGTGGGTGACGAAGATCCAGATGATGCAGCTGCAGAGCACAGacccttacctggatgactacTACTATCAG aactACTATGAGAAAATGGAGAAGCGTCAGGAGAAAGAACAAGACAGCAGCAAGAAGGAGCACACCACCAAGCTCATCACTCCTCAGGTGGCCAAGGTGGAGCACACCTACAGACCAG TTCAGTTCGCAGGCTCTCTGGGTAAACTGACCGTCTCCAGCGTCAACAACCCCCGCAAGATGATCGACGCCGTGGTGACGACTCGCTCAGACGACgag GAGAAACGAGAGAAGCAGGTTTGGAATAAGAGGCGACAAATCCTCTACACAGTGGAGAAG ATGTACAGTTTGCTGTTGGAGGTTCAGGACTTTGAGAAGTGCTTCGTCCAGGCGCCGGAGGAGGACCGCGAGGCTCTGCTGGAGCAGCACAAGAGCAACACGGAGCAGCTCTGCAGCTCGCTGCGGGAGAAAGAGTGGGACGACAG AGTGAGTGACGAGCAGTGTGTGATGATCATGTCGGTGAGGAAGGGCAAGCGGCTCATCTCCCGGCTCCTCCCCTTCCTGCCCTCAATgcaggctgctgctgttgtcaTGGCAATTGCCCGCAACCTTCCCGCTTTAGCCAAGAAGGACAAACAGGACCAG GTGCTGTGCTGGTTGGTGGAGCCGGTTTCTGCAGTGATCCAGTCGTTATCGAGCGCCTCCCTCACAGATCTGCTCCAGGAGCTCCAAGGCAGCGAGGGCCAGCtggccacagtgctgcacaacAAG TTTGGCGTGACGCTGCTCTACGTGATCCTGAGTGAAGGTGAGAGGATGCAGAGCTCCGACCCAAACTGTCAGCTCATGGACGACAATCGATG GACTGAGTTGGTGTTTTCGGTGACGAGGGAGCTGCTCAGCGTCCCCTCCTCGTCCCTCTCTCCCCCCCTCTTCACCCCTCCCAACCTGCTCTCCCTCTTCTCGCGCTACGTGGACCGGCAGAGGCTCGAGCTGTTACAGGACAAGCTACA GATCTCTGCTTTGTCCAGGTAG
- the patl1 gene encoding protein PAT1 homolog 1 isoform X1 — MFRFQSLNEDCMLEEEDDGLIEDEDEIDQFNDDTFGAGAIDDDWQEEHKRLAELDERDELGAGLGFGGGGMGGDSDLSTSERPSSTRIPSSVVHPPPPSSLASLSFSSSSSRLPPSDVEDRVGEGDLAESLARLILDADPAIAGVGAAERPGLPPGSSGSGLSALRGLDQPRVLPQPSPILPPTQPHQHPQHQLPPGLPASGLPPSSMLSYQQQQHLLRRGTAPMGQMSSHSIWENSMGFGPVSVTPGLLTHMEDNPLMSIIKEVGHPKRAPQGRNDEDLSERAPPPRSSSPVIGSPPVRAVPIGTPPKQPMSHALNHQIHHPTAVHVRAPVQHRYPAPFPERLSPNTLLNIANSPLCRGPFPPRVGPVLSQIQRAQLLNSQVAGFPRGGPPPLLPGGGGFRPFFGGPPPPHGHRMGPPPPHGPPNHAPPLRHNTTHLHPQHRRMLTQRMQSRGGDRRPGMDRRSRDPYSNLMTQKEKEWVTKIQMMQLQSTDPYLDDYYYQNYYEKMEKRQEKEQDSSKKEHTTKLITPQVAKVEHTYRPVQFAGSLGKLTVSSVNNPRKMIDAVVTTRSDDEEKREKQVWNKRRQILYTVEKMYSLLLEVQDFEKCFVQAPEEDREALLEQHKSNTEQLCSSLREKEWDDRVSDEQCVMIMSVRKGKRLISRLLPFLPSMQAAAVVMAIARNLPALAKKDKQDQVLCWLVEPVSAVIQSLSSASLTDLLQELQGSEGQLATVLHNKFGVTLLYVILSEGERMQSSDPNCQLMDDNRWTELVFSVTRELLSVPSSSLSPPLFTPPNLLSLFSRYVDRQRLELLQDKLQISALSR, encoded by the exons ATGTTTCGATTTCAG TCCCTGAATGAAGACTGTATgctggaggaggaagatgatggaTTGATAGAAGACGAAGATGAAATCGATCAATTCAACGATGACACTTTTGGAGCCGGGGCCATCG ATGACGACTGGCAGGAGGAACACAAGCGCCTCGCCGAGCTCGATGAACGGGACGAGTTAGGGGCGGGGCTGGGGTTCGGAGGAGGGGGGATGGGAGGGGACTCAGACTTGAGCACAAGCGAGCGCCCGTCCTCCACCCGAATCCCTTCTTCTGTAGTCCATCcccctccaccatcatccctcgCTTCCCTcagcttctcctcttcctcgtctAGACTGCCGCCATCAG ATGTGGAGGATCGAGTGGGGGAGGGGGATTTGGCCGAGTCTCTGGCCAGGCTGATCCTGGACGCTGACCCGGCCATCGCTGGAGTCGGGGCAGCTGAGAGACCCGGTCTGCCCCCCGGCTCCTCAGGATCCGGCCTCTCCGCCCTGCGGGGGCTGGACCAGCCCAGAGTCCTGCCGCAGCCCTCCCCCATCCTGCCTCCCACCCAGCCACACCAGCATCCCCAGCACCAGCTGCCTCCCGGGCTCCCTGCGTCAG GCCTTCCTCCCTCGTCCATGCTCAGCtaccaacagcagcagcacttgcTGCGCAGAGGCACCGCCCCCATGGGCCAG ATGAGCTCTCACAGTATTTGGGAGAACAGCATGGGCTTTGGCCCCGTGAGCGTCACCCCGGGATTGCTCACACACATGGAG GATAATCCACTCATGTCGATAATCAAAGAGGTGGGCCATCCTAAACGAGCTCCTCAGGGCAGGAACGATGAGGATCTGTCAGAGAGGGCTCCTCCTCCACGCTCTTCTTCCCCTGTGATTGGCTCCCCTCCGGTGAGGGCGGTGCCAATCGGGACTCCACCCAAACAGCCGATGAGCCACGCGCTGAATCACcag atCCACCATCCCACTGCGGTCCACGTGAGAGCCCCGGTCCAGCACAGATACCCCGCTCCTTTCCCCGAGCGTCTGTCTCCCAACACCCTCCTCAACATTGCT AACTCTCCTCTGTGCCGCGGCCCGTTCCCCCCCAGAGTCGGTCCTGTTCTGTCGCAGATTCAACGCGCCCAGCTGCTCAACTCTCag GTGGCAGGATTTCCCCGCGGCggtcctcctcctctgctgccAGGCGGGGGAGGTTTCAGGCCCTTCTTCGGAGGCCCTCCTCCTCCGCACGGTCACCGAATGGGCCCCCCACCACCTCACGGGCCCCCTAACCACGCGCCGCCGCTCCGGCACAACACCACTCACCTTCACCCACAGCACCGCCGCATGCTCACCCAGCGCATGCAGAGCCGAGGAGG GGACCGCAGGCCCGGGATGGACCGGCGcagcagagacccctacagcaACCTGATGACTCAGAAAGAGAAGGAGTGGGTGACGAAGATCCAGATGATGCAGCTGCAGAGCACAGacccttacctggatgactacTACTATCAG aactACTATGAGAAAATGGAGAAGCGTCAGGAGAAAGAACAAGACAGCAGCAAGAAGGAGCACACCACCAAGCTCATCACTCCTCAGGTGGCCAAGGTGGAGCACACCTACAGACCAG TTCAGTTCGCAGGCTCTCTGGGTAAACTGACCGTCTCCAGCGTCAACAACCCCCGCAAGATGATCGACGCCGTGGTGACGACTCGCTCAGACGACgag GAGAAACGAGAGAAGCAGGTTTGGAATAAGAGGCGACAAATCCTCTACACAGTGGAGAAG ATGTACAGTTTGCTGTTGGAGGTTCAGGACTTTGAGAAGTGCTTCGTCCAGGCGCCGGAGGAGGACCGCGAGGCTCTGCTGGAGCAGCACAAGAGCAACACGGAGCAGCTCTGCAGCTCGCTGCGGGAGAAAGAGTGGGACGACAG AGTGAGTGACGAGCAGTGTGTGATGATCATGTCGGTGAGGAAGGGCAAGCGGCTCATCTCCCGGCTCCTCCCCTTCCTGCCCTCAATgcaggctgctgctgttgtcaTGGCAATTGCCCGCAACCTTCCCGCTTTAGCCAAGAAGGACAAACAGGACCAG GTGCTGTGCTGGTTGGTGGAGCCGGTTTCTGCAGTGATCCAGTCGTTATCGAGCGCCTCCCTCACAGATCTGCTCCAGGAGCTCCAAGGCAGCGAGGGCCAGCtggccacagtgctgcacaacAAG TTTGGCGTGACGCTGCTCTACGTGATCCTGAGTGAAGGTGAGAGGATGCAGAGCTCCGACCCAAACTGTCAGCTCATGGACGACAATCGATG GACTGAGTTGGTGTTTTCGGTGACGAGGGAGCTGCTCAGCGTCCCCTCCTCGTCCCTCTCTCCCCCCCTCTTCACCCCTCCCAACCTGCTCTCCCTCTTCTCGCGCTACGTGGACCGGCAGAGGCTCGAGCTGTTACAGGACAAGCTACA GATCTCTGCTTTGTCCAGGTAG
- the LOC101467222 gene encoding scavenger receptor cysteine-rich type 1 protein M130, with product MRVQSWVFTCSSLVFYCVLMLSWALRPAGAHFSTASNDVRLVGKGNRCAGELRFKHEAEWRQLSKQRTWSLKEAAVACRQLDCGSAVSVKNVRHRPKVLHVWSFYSDCDGSERALTDCGTVRKGLSDFTTEVICSDVLPAPDISFYTDGSETSPIGNQTQGVVWKGHSFSISCSVEPRYSGGNFTLSITGAHQHRSLTQAAFNYSASFWFRAANQTHEGTYSCVYRNTVFSHSFSSEGGRLSLTVKDDSDVILDDGVLRAREDSAACAGRLLIHNGNETKPVSAESTVWDLNHAGIVCRQLGCDIAVSTEAVNLPNKMPMWRFFSDCLGRESALMECGAVNPRLSSSVIQVNCAGRRG from the exons ATGAGAGTGCAGAGCTGGGTCTTCACGTGCTCTTcacttgtgttttattgtgtgctGATGCTGAGTTGGGCTCTAAGGCCAGCAGGAGCACATTTTTCCACAG CGTCCAATGATGTGAGGTTGGTTGGCAAAGGGAACCGTTGTGCCGGCGAGCTGAGGTTCAAGCACGAGGCAGAGTGGAGACAGCTGAGCAAACAGCGCACCTGGAGCCTGAAGGAGGCCGCCGTGGCGTGCAGACAGCTCGACTGCGGCTCTGCTGTTTCAGTCAAAAACGTCAGGCACCGGCCCAAAGTTCTGCACGTCTGGAGCTTTTATTCGGACTGTGACGGCTCTGAGCGAGCGCTCACGGACTGCGGAACGGTGAGGAAGGGCCTCTCAGATTTCACCACTGAGGTGATCTGCTCAG ACGTCCTGCCTGCTCCTGACATCAGTTTCTACACTGACGGCAGTGAGACTTCTCCAATTGGGAACCAAACGCAGGGCGTGGTGTGGAAGGGTCACTCTTTCAGCATCAGCTGCTCTGTGGAGCCACGATACAGCGGCGGCAACTTTACCCTCAGCATCACCGGCGCCCACCAACACCGCAGCTTGACCCAAGCAGCGTTCAATTACTCGGCCAGCTTCTGGTTCAGAGCTGCCAATCAAACACACGAGGGGACCTACAGCTGCGTCTATCGCAACACTGTCTTCAGCCACAGCTTCTCATCTGAGGGCGGGAGGCTCTCGCTCACTGTCAAAG ATGATTCAGATGTGATTTTGGACGATGGCGTGCTCAGAGCCAGAGAGGACTCTGCTGCCTGTGCTGGGAGGCTTCTCATCCACAACGGGAACGAAACCAAACCGGTGAGCGCAGAGTCCACAGTCTGGGACCTGAACCACGCGGGCATAGTGTGCAGACAGCTGGGCTGCGACATCGCTGTTTCCACCGAAGCCGTCAACCTTCCCAACAAAATGCCGATGTGGCGTTTTTTCTCTGACTGCCTTGGAAGAGAGTCTGCGCTGATGGAGTGCGGAGCTGTAAATCCACGGCTTTCCTCCTCGGTCATTCAGGTGAACTGTGCAG GGCGCCGCGGGTGA
- the LOC101472575 gene encoding uncharacterized protein LOC101472575 produces the protein MVQWQLCTPENLMYSGFGRPFPRHGLQLLFWFSNQCVTCEVVQLVVTMKLVSDCQPENGNFGFHLFGNMEELLPVLSRPRKSRSKVTYFEVGNLSTETYPASAHLPAYVRENYRSGVRSNNSNIDRIIIGYRVRTRVVETVYITEHDPAAFGRFRFDRTFEISCELIQALQNPQLDLTSFLIQMGYYVNVLQGIGETPYSDPSAQQTCSVVQYYSGSTQQPSSYEQHVHYSYNTSAQSGPAANYRKLPAYSYWKLPREAFSGKPKKRDGGEDFGFLKLLLGAGALYLAAKCLFWLLGSWWSEDVDGDVALKPQWTPTFWRRAPSDRHTHVMLDYVF, from the exons ATGGTTCAGTGGCAGCTCTGCACTCCGGAGAACCTGATGTATTCAGGGTTTGGCCGTCCTTTTCCACGACACGGCCTCCAGCTGCTCTTTTGGTTTTCCAACCAGTGTGTGACCTGCGAGGTCGTCCAGCTGGTGGTCACCATGAAG CTGGTGTCGGACTGTCAGCCGGAGAACGGGAACTTCGGCTTCCACCTGTTTGGAAACATGGAGGAGCTCCTTCCTGTTCTGAGCAGGCCCAGGAAGAGCAGGAGTAAG GTTACGTACTTTGAGGTTGGCAACCTGAGCACAGAAACTTATCCTGCTTCTGCACACCTGCCGGCGTACGTGAGGGAAAATTATCGGTCGGGTGTCAGAagcaacaactccaacatcGATCGCATCATCATTGGTTACCGGGTGAGGACCCGGGTGGTGGAGACGGTGTACATCACTGAGCACGACCCAGCCGCCTTTGGGAGGTTCAGATTCGACAGGACTTTTGAAATCAGCTGTGAACTGATCCAGGCCCTGCAGAACCCCCAGCTGGACCTCACCAGCTTCCTCATCCAGATGGGCTACTACGTAAATGTGCTCCAGGGCATAGGAGAGACCCCCTACTCGGATCCATCAGCTCAGCAAACCTGCAGCGTGGTGCAGTACTACAGCGGATCCACACAGCAGCCCAGCAGCTACGAGCAGCACGTGCACTACAGCTACAACACATCAGCACAGAGCGGGCCTGCAGCTAACTACAGGAAACTACCGGCGTACAGTTACTGGAAGCTGCCTCGTGAAG CTTTCAGTGGAAAACCAAAGAAGCGGGATGGCGGCGAGGACTTTGGCTTCCTGAAGCTTCTTCTCGGCGCTGGAGCGCTCTACTTAGCAGCCAAGTGTCTGTTCTGGTTACTCGGCAGCTGGTGGAGCGAAGACGTGGACGGAGACGTGGCGCTGAAGCCACAGTGGACTCCGACGTTTTGGCGCCGCGCTCCCAGCGATCGGCACACGCACGTCATGCTGGATTACGTCTTCTAA